The following is a genomic window from Carassius gibelio isolate Cgi1373 ecotype wild population from Czech Republic chromosome B20, carGib1.2-hapl.c, whole genome shotgun sequence.
GCGTTCCTTCAGTCCAGAGAGCGCTGGCCTTCGAGAAAGGGAGCGTTCTGTTCAACATCGGAGCACTTTACACTCAGATCGGAGCCAGACAAGATCGCTCGACACTGACTGGCATTCAGAGCGCTATCGATGCTTTCCAGAGAGCAGCAGGTACTGATTCATCCGGATCCGTCTGTTTATCTGAGCCTTTCACAGGAAACACTGTCACAGTGTGTTACAGAGATATTCATGTGCttatcatttaaaacaattctGATAGTATCACTctattaatatttataacaaaacatttaACGCTCTTTCCAACATGTTTCGGCTCATTATTTACATTAATGTGCATTATAACAACATCATTATTTCTAATAGAAAAACTATTTAAGAAttgattcttattatttttttaattaaacaataccACTTTACTTGACAATATactctaccattcaaatgtttggggttgtgtttttgaacaaatcagtatagattataaaaaagtatgaaatattacaatttataatagctGTTGATGATCTATgggaaaatatcttaaaatgtaatttattgcggTGTTCTTCAATGCTGAAAATAGttttcagaataaaataataacagcatttatttgaaatagaaatcagtAGCAACATTACTTTAGGTCAGCctctgctaaataaaagtataaatttttatttaaaaaaatatttaatttttacaaatattttaacatttatgtatttattttgaataaatattttcgtattttaaaaatatttttacaaaacattaatattgcatttacatttacttttaaaatcaaatgtaattttccCCCCATTATAAGCTATTTAAATGTAACACAAATGAAATCGGACATTTTGATTGGCTAAACACATCAAAACAGTTGAATCTACCAAATAATACTATATTATAGTAATAGGTCACAAGGTCAGCAAACAAATGACTGCTGAACTGAAGTTCTGAAGCTCTTTGCTTATATAAATGAACTTGTaaacatgatgtgtgtgtgtgtgtgtgtgtgtgtgtgtgtgtgtgtgtgtgtgtgtgtgtgcaggtgcgtTTCTCTACCTGCAGGAGAATTTCTCTCATGCTCCCAGTCTGGATATGAGCAGCCCTGCGCTAAGCATGCTGGTCCGTCTCATGGTAGCTCAGGTAATGAAAGAAAGAGGCTCATAGacattaaatacacatttcagATTCATATGTTTGAGAAGACATGTAACACGTCACATATTTCTGAGTTTATCTTGTGTAGgttcaggagtgtgtgtgtgagaaggtcATTCTCAACGTGCAACACAACAACCTGAATGTGCTTCTGCAAGCCGCCCAGGAGGCAGCgagggtaaacacacacacacacacacacacacacaatgtaatgGGGTTTTATGTGttaataactgtgtgtgtgtgtgtgtgtgtgtgtgtgtgtgtgtaggtatcAGACGTGTATTCTCTGGTTCTTCAGGCGATGTCTGTCGAGTTACTGAAGGACTACGTTCCCTTCTCCTGGATCTCTATGGTTCAGGTCAAAACGCATCATTTCAGAGCGCTGGCTCATTACTACACCGCTGTGGCGCTGTGTGACGCCTCAGGTGACCTTCACTGACTGATGACATCATGCACACatcaaaagtttggaatgataaggatttttgaatgttttaaaaagaagtctCCTTGTTTGAAACTATGTCTCAGTAGCATTCAACAGTTTGGGGCAAGTCATTAATACGTGTTCCAGTTTGTATCGTGCACGTCATTCTAAATAAACAAtcttttataatgataattttcATTCAAATTGCAGACTGACTGCTAATGTTTTTTTGACAACTAACAGGCATGtctgatgaagatgaggatgaaggTGGAGAGATTAAAGCTCTCGTACAGGTTCACACCAGACGACCGGAAAAACTCAACCTTCAGGATCCAGAGGACAAACGGAGACTGGGTTTGTGTCGATGCTTTTTCCGCAAACACAGATGTACAGTTTCAGTGCAGGAGAAAATTTACTAGTTTGATGTCATTTTGAAGGTAAAGCTCATCTGCGTAAAGCCATCATACGTCACGAGGAAGCCCTGCGTCTTCACGGCGTGTGTAAAATGCTTCGAAAGATGGACATCCTGCAGGAGGTTCTGTCACACGCTCACGCCTGCTCGCTGGAGAAATACTCGGAGATTGATCAGGAAGATGATTTCTGTGAGGTCGCAGAGGCTCCAGAGATCCAGTGTGAGTGTTTATATGAACAGTTAGGGTTAAATCTGTGTTGATGTGGTAGATGTGTTTCTGTACCACTCATACTAACCTCCGGTTCAGGTGTATTATCAttatctaaaactaaaaccacaaaaaatgtggttaaaaaaattaaaaaataaataaataaataaataaatatatatatatatatatatatatatatatatatatatatatttatttatttcagccaGCTACAAAGTAAACATTTCTCACTTtggaacagtaaaataaaaaaatgaaaaagagaaatatttatttggcaactagctgaaattaaGTTTGTTGCATATATGTGACCCCAGAGCACAAAACAGGTCttaagggtcaatttttcaaaattgagatgtatgcatgatctgaaagcagaataaatcatctctccattgatgtgtggtttgttcggaggactatatttgtctgagacacaactattaaaatctggaatctgagggagcaaaaacatctaaatattgagaaaatcatctttaaagttgttcagatgaagttcttagtaatgcatattactagcagaCATAATGCAGGAATTGTATAGGTACAGGTAAACTTATTCTTTTTTACTTTGACCTTTGACATGTCTCCTACAGCTCATACACAGCAGAAGCCTGACATTAAAACTCCTGATTTCAGCGGCGTCAGAGTGACCGATATCTTCCAGCGACTGGTAACATCTCACACAAACACTGATGTGCTGTGAATGTTGCAGACGTGTGTAATGTGTGTcacctgttgtgtgtgtgtgtgtgtgtgtgtgtgtgaaggggccGCTGTCTGTGTTCGCCGCACGGAATCGCTGGGTGCGGCGGCACGCGTGTTTGCTTCGAGGAGAGGCGGGGCTTGGGCTCACGCTTCGAGGTGATTCGCCGGTTCTGGTTGCTGGGGTGTTGCCAGGGGGATGTGCCGCGGTGAGAGATGTCATTAGTGAGTTGCATTTAAAATGCTTGTTATTATTCAATAATGCATCATGAGTGTGTTTCAGGAGGCGGGGCTCCGTGAGGGCGATTATATCGTGGCTGTGAACGGCGCAGACTGCAGGTGGGCTGAACACGCAGAGGTCATTCACACGCTGAAGAGCTGCTCAGAAAGAGGACTAGAGCTGGACGTCATCACTCTACACTCACACGAGGTACAGCATATGTCAAATACTTAGGGCTGCGTAAAAATGATTGATTTCtcgattttaattgattttattaaacaatGGACCTTTTTCACATATCCGGGTTTATTAGATTTCTAAAAACTGATTGGGGTTGAATTATTATATCCGTATTTTtcagtataagtcgcatcagtccaaaaataagtcatgatgatgaaaaaaacatatgtaagtcgcatttatttagaaccaagagaaaacattaccgtctccagcagcgagagggcgctctatgtttacagtgtagactacaggagaactgagcagcattagagcgccctctggtggctggagacggtaatgttttctctcagtTCATTTCTCTCGCTTCATgtgaattaattttgataaaaagtcgcacctgactataagtcgcaggaacagccaaactatgaaaaaaagtgcgacttattgtctggaaaatacggtatgtaaaAGTGCATCTCAAATACAATAGAATGCATGCAAAcgcaatgaagatattttgtagatatCCTACTGTTAGAATATCacaacttaatgtttgattagtaatatgcattgctaagaacttcatatgaacaactttaaagatgattttctcaatatttaggttTTTTGCTTCCTCAGATTCCtgattttctaatagttgcatttcagacaaatattgtcctccgaacaaaccacacatcaatggagagatgatgcATACATCTCAGTTTCTAAAAATTAACACTAATGAcgggttttgttgtccagggacacatatatatccaaaataatcAAAACTGAATGGAatcgaatcaaatcaaatcatgaAATTTGTGTCGAAACTCTGTCCTAAAAAATAATAGAgcattacatataaaataataccGGAAAATCTGTTTTTGGAATGAAACAGCTTATTgaatttttatacaaaataaaaaaaattgttgagtattataatacatcatgcttttatggctcatatattCTGATATAGTGAAAAATTTGAGACTCAAACTGGGCAAAAATATccaatttggtgcagatgctgatatttatatgatgATATTCTGACTTTTTGAAAACGCTTTGAAGCTTGATGAAATCATGATTTAAAGCAGTAAATGGTGTTTGGGTAGGTTGAGAGGAGGATGAGTCCCTCTCCTGCCGGTGAGAAGGAGTGTCAGTCGGGCAGCCAGAGGAGAGCGGGACGAGAAGACGAGCGCAGATCCTCCTCGTCTCTGAGGAACTGGAGCTGGAGACTCGGAAGCACCTTCAGTCTTTCCTTTGGTAACTTCAGAGAGAGTGAATCCATGTTCTGAAAGCACACGAGGAAAAGAACAGCCCTCTTTTACAGACTAGAGCACGATTATGTTTTAGGAGCTGAAGGAAAATTAGCCGGTTAGCTACATCATGTAAAGTTATTTACATTAGACACTATGCTGTAATAGTCCAGTGTTTTCAGAAAATAGTGTCTTGCAGCAGCTCCAGAAGGCATTAAAGGAATTAGTCGGGTGGCTCTTTGTGTCGTTTATATGGGACACATCCAAAATAGTTTGACCAGTAGCATTGTACGTAATCAACCAATCGTGGCATGTGAGAaagtgggatctacagagaatgaTCGAAACGATGCAAGTTCGTTTTCACCTTTTAGGCTAAATAGAAATCACAGCGAGGAGGTGTCCCGTAGAAATGGCCTGTATGGTCACCCTAGGAATTAGACACGCAAGAATGAACGTTTGCTGgaaatatactcaccctcaggccatccaagatcagAGAACgagaatgtagcattgcatcacagtgaatgggtgccgtcggaacgagaggccaaacagctgataaaaacatcacaataatccacagcactccagtccatcagtgaacatctggaacatttttaaatagtctataatccataataacacttcctccagttaAAAAGTGGTCTGGTCTGATTTAGGAGAGAGATCTGCACAGATCACACCTTTTACAAACCGAAAACATCCAAAAAACAGCAGATTGTGGgtgaattttgatgtgagagacgacaggagatggactttttcactggagggagAGTTATTATTGAACATACACTTTTAGTCGAAAGCAACAGTTTGACGTTATGAAGGTCTggatggatttgtttcagcttcTCCAGATGGTAACTGATGGACTgcagtgctgtggattattgtgatgcttttatcagatgtttggacgtTTCCAGCTAAagttcatttttaagtgaactattcctttaagaatgtATTTTTGCACAGAAaatgattgtttgttttgttttgtgtgtgtttattgtatGTTTATTAGTTGTCAGAAGCATTCCAGCTGCTCTCTGCCTTGATGATTTAAAACTGCATATCCTTCGCAAGCCTCTTTATCATGACAAATAAATcaagtttttcatttaaatgcatcatttagATATTTTGCTAATTTATATGCATAATAGTGCACTCAAGTAAAAAGACTCTTTTAATATATAGGCAACAAGAATCTCAAATAAACTCTTGTTAGACAGAAATGTAAAACACACCCTGTTATATTCCTCTCTAATGCTCTAGCTGCTGGATTTTGGGGGTGAAATCGGCCTCATTTTGTGTAATCCTAATAATGATGTTTAAAGAAAAGTGTGTTTGGGAGTCAGTGGCATTCAAGTCTTGAAGCAGAAGCTCTCAGGATGACATTTATAAGGAAGTATTCTAACAGCTGACTCTTGTCGCACTGGGGATTGCAGGAATGAATATGCAGTAAACAGTGATGAAATATGGGCTATTGCTGCCAAATGTGTTTGGATTCTACACTGAGTGGCTCCCCAGACACACGACTGCACTGGGAAACGAGACGGCTCAAATCTGGACAGTTTCAAATCTATTAGAATACACAAGGCCAGTTAAAGTAACACAGCAGGCAGATGAAGCCTGAGAATGGTGCTCCAACAAAAGTGTGTGTTGTTTAACCTGATGAATTTGTCTTAGGTAATTAGTGTATCTAAGCCATCAGGATCTGAGGCTGTAATCAGTGGCTTCACCACTAGAGAGCAGCATCAGGTTATTATttgacatgaaaacatcaacataCACGCAGTTCTCAGTCAATGCATCAACATTTACACTAATTATGCATTTGAATAAGCAGAATAGCTTTGAAAACATAATTAAGCAAAAGCTTTTTTCTAAGGACAAAAATCATTAAACAATgcattaacacttttttttaatggctaACTTTAATGAAGTCATGATCATTTGATGATAGCCATTTTcttattttatcaatttattatttGAACTGGAATATGTAGTTTTTATAGAAATGTAAGGTCGTGTTTTACATTATTCGTGCATTATTCAGAAAACAATGCCACATTTATATTTCtgatcagttttttattttatttagaacatttaaaaaatataaaaccacttaatgtttggaaatataaGTGCATTTGACTATAGAGTCAAATTAAGAACTTAAGAAATTCaactttattcttatttttcaatGAAATCACAATCTAATGATacggattattattatttttttacaattgttataGTATTATTTGACTACTGCAGTAGgaagcttttattattattattattattattttaaactgacTTGCCTCATAAATATTTCTGATaagtggatttatttttttagaacgtctttgaatatataaaacacatcttGTAATATTAGTGCGTTTAATTAGAtaaaaccgatatatagttgttttattgttttaatattatataaattaatttttaagccATGCTTTGAACACACACCATACGCCCATTTGTTGATTCATATATTTCAAAACAAGAAGGATAGCTGGAAATTATCACTTCATCTTAAATAGATGTAGTGATACGTCGCGCGCGTTCCTTCCATTAAACGTCGCGTTATTGCACCAATCCATCACGCGTTTGGGATCATGAACGCGGGCTTATGTTCCAGCGCTGCAGAAGCATCTGGCTTCCTTCAAGAGCGATGCCTTTGAGTAAACAAGTGCACAATCGATCACTGCGGACCATTAAGGGCTCTTATCGGGCAGCAGGAGCTCTGGGTGAATCTTCTGTCGCCGAGTGTCGTGCGCTTCAGCTGGATCTCAGACAGAACCCTAATGGTTTGTTATGACCTCTCCGCGTTTCCATTAGTCTCGCTGTTATTCAACACGGAGCTTTTGATTTAACCCCGTGTATATTGAACGAGAAGAGTAAGTGGCACGTCTGGATTCCTTTACGCACGAAAGGCCAGAGACTTTAACCTAAACACAAGCATTGAGACTGCACCGATATCGGGCCTTGCGACATTATTATTAGAGA
Proteins encoded in this region:
- the rhpn1 gene encoding rhophilin-1; this encodes MTEKYSNKSEFMVCDSGSDEDISAEDGGSTESVRKGCDPLVSTQRSKLQQRRAKLNQQINRELRLRSGAENLYRASSNQKVKETVALELSFVNSNLQLLKEELEELNSSMNVYQTESETVSVPMIPLGLKETKEIDMTVPLQDFISEHYSEDASLYLNEIRDFMELRQSMRTPSRNEAGQELLMDYYNQLYFLDQRFYSPHRSLGVHFHWYDSLTGVPSVQRALAFEKGSVLFNIGALYTQIGARQDRSTLTGIQSAIDAFQRAAGAFLYLQENFSHAPSLDMSSPALSMLVRLMVAQVQECVCEKVILNVQHNNLNVLLQAAQEAARVSDVYSLVLQAMSVELLKDYVPFSWISMVQVKTHHFRALAHYYTAVALCDASGMSDEDEDEGGEIKALVQVHTRRPEKLNLQDPEDKRRLGKAHLRKAIIRHEEALRLHGVCKMLRKMDILQEVLSHAHACSLEKYSEIDQEDDFCEVAEAPEIQSHTQQKPDIKTPDFSGVRVTDIFQRLGPLSVFAARNRWVRRHACLLRGEAGLGLTLRGDSPVLVAGVLPGGCAAEAGLREGDYIVAVNGADCRWAEHAEVIHTLKSCSERGLELDVITLHSHEVERRMSPSPAGEKECQSGSQRRAGREDERRSSSSLRNWSWRLGSTFSLSFGNFRESESMF